A window of the Sporosarcina sp. FSL K6-2383 genome harbors these coding sequences:
- a CDS encoding DUF1641 domain-containing protein, with protein MAIPITTIHKNELSPEDVKQQKLAELQSLIAQQDQAINKILAITGELDDAGIFDALQAIVKAKENLAQIAVDQAAREPITNIINHVLKASGVLSSIDPAVTEKLATVIKKGLDEAELYRANGEKVGAYQLMTALNDPDINRAVKFGIDFLKGMGKELGKE; from the coding sequence ATGGCGATACCAATTACGACGATTCATAAAAATGAGTTGTCGCCCGAAGATGTCAAACAGCAGAAACTGGCGGAGCTCCAGTCATTAATTGCTCAACAAGATCAGGCGATCAACAAAATTCTTGCGATTACTGGTGAGCTAGATGACGCCGGCATTTTCGATGCTTTACAGGCTATTGTCAAGGCAAAAGAAAATCTAGCCCAAATCGCGGTTGACCAAGCAGCGAGAGAGCCCATAACAAATATTATCAACCACGTACTAAAAGCATCCGGAGTCCTGTCATCCATTGATCCTGCTGTGACTGAAAAACTTGCCACAGTCATCAAAAAAGGACTCGATGAAGCAGAACTGTACAGGGCGAATGGGGAAAAAGTGGGTGCATATCAGTTGATGACAGCTTTAAATGACCCTGATATTAACCGAGCAGTCAAATTCGGGATTGATTTCCTGAAGGGAATGGGGAAAGAGCTCGGTAAGGAGTAA
- a CDS encoding CsbA family protein, which translates to MGSFETKLMLALLLPGLLVIFFTRVTFHHIVGLILTVALIAASVYAGYTHNWLLYVADALSLTVGFWYATRMVNRARQHAKAE; encoded by the coding sequence ATGGGTTCATTTGAAACGAAATTGATGTTAGCCCTTTTACTACCAGGGCTTCTTGTAATTTTCTTTACACGCGTAACATTTCATCATATCGTCGGTCTGATTTTGACGGTTGCGCTGATCGCTGCGTCGGTCTATGCAGGCTATACGCATAATTGGCTGTTATACGTGGCAGACGCACTGTCGCTAACAGTAGGCTTCTGGTATGCAACACGTATGGTGAATAGAGCACGCCAACATGCCAAGGCTGAATAA
- a CDS encoding PDZ domain-containing protein: MGWWRFVSENLLVDVLQAIALFFLNPLFLVTLLVAVALGYFRVKRERQSFKVRLLPGLTELKRLLAESWLYGLVLSVIISGAGLLVDPGWLVLFSAAVLVGLVSFYYKITSPIYFAATSFFALYFIGKYAGTFTFRGWSPGQIDLFGELAITIPVIAGLLLVTEGLLIGRHTLKYASPYLMETKRGLRAAVFKTKRLWLLPIVFVIPGDMISAYLPYWPQFTLGENAFSIIPLPVIIGFSQVMRSTYPDVLLPKIGRTVAWTGIIVAGAGLTAIWIPILGWVALLIGVGCRITISIVVSIRERQGGFAASPHPTGVVIAGILPDSPGEKMGLITGECIRSVNGIQVSNEKELYDAIQINAAHCRMQVVDRNGEVRLMQQVIYRHDHHRLGLLVVR; this comes from the coding sequence ATGGGATGGTGGCGGTTCGTGTCCGAGAACTTACTGGTTGATGTATTACAGGCGATTGCACTATTTTTTTTAAATCCTTTATTTCTAGTGACGCTTCTAGTTGCTGTTGCTTTAGGGTATTTTCGTGTAAAGCGTGAGCGTCAAAGTTTTAAAGTGCGCTTATTGCCTGGTTTGACTGAGCTGAAGCGATTGCTGGCAGAGTCGTGGTTATATGGGCTTGTGTTGTCGGTCATTATTTCGGGGGCTGGCTTACTCGTTGATCCGGGTTGGCTTGTGCTGTTTTCGGCAGCGGTGCTTGTTGGACTTGTTTCATTTTATTATAAAATAACTTCACCGATTTATTTTGCAGCAACGTCTTTTTTCGCTCTTTATTTTATCGGGAAATATGCTGGAACGTTTACATTCAGAGGCTGGAGTCCGGGGCAAATCGATTTGTTTGGTGAGCTGGCGATTACGATTCCTGTCATAGCTGGATTGTTACTTGTGACGGAGGGGCTTCTAATTGGTCGCCACACTCTGAAATATGCATCGCCTTATTTAATGGAGACGAAGCGTGGATTACGTGCGGCGGTATTTAAGACGAAGCGACTTTGGCTGTTGCCAATTGTATTTGTGATTCCGGGGGATATGATTTCAGCTTATCTTCCCTACTGGCCGCAGTTTACACTGGGAGAGAACGCATTCAGCATTATCCCGCTTCCAGTAATTATCGGATTTTCACAAGTTATGCGTTCGACATATCCTGATGTTTTATTGCCAAAGATAGGTCGTACGGTTGCTTGGACGGGCATTATTGTTGCTGGTGCAGGTTTAACGGCGATATGGATACCGATATTAGGATGGGTGGCGCTGTTGATTGGCGTAGGTTGCCGGATAACGATTTCCATTGTGGTTTCCATTCGTGAACGTCAAGGTGGGTTTGCGGCTAGTCCCCATCCTACGGGTGTTGTGATTGCAGGTATTTTACCGGATTCACCTGGGGAGAAGATGGGTTTGATTACTGGAGAATGTATCCGTTCCGTGAATGGCATTCAAGTGAGTAATGAAAAAGAGCTGTACGATGCGATTCAGATCAATGCCGCGCATTGTCGTATGCAAGTCGTCGATCGTAACGGTGAAGTGCGGCTCATGCAGCAAGTCATTTACAGGCATGATCATCATCGCTTAGGTCTTCTCGTTGTGCGATAA
- a CDS encoding S41 family peptidase, which yields MQRSRFLLFVILVVLLLGLFLILDGCAANKEQGTGTASTFPVIDEALDVIKDKGVYPVEQELLIEGALRGMADVIGDPYSTYLTQEEAAAHKESLAGERIGIGAEVTRSNGKFIIVAPMKGSPSEKAGLQPYDEIVQIDGERLDGKSLQDVVQRIRGKRGTTVTMTIYRPDLNKHLEVPVIRDAIAVKTVSAEMMEIRDKKIGYISLTKFAEESAKEWEKATNKLINEGAQSLIIDVRGNPGGYLHTVGDIAGSLLPEDTVFAFMQDAQGALTPLVTEASEDYAYDEKLKKMPIVLLQDKGSASASEVLSGALKDLKRGYIMGVTSFGKGTVQDITELSNGGEMKLSTHKWLTPKEKWIHGKGVKTDLEVAQKALFSEHIRLVAEVYKDGDYHDDIAYGQRLLDGLGYSVGRQDGYFDESTARAVHAFRVDSKVKVDESMDRVFFTALKGQVEAFRDDRQNDEQLQMALGYINHKMGEN from the coding sequence ATGCAAAGAAGCCGGTTTTTGTTGTTCGTAATTTTAGTTGTCTTGTTGCTTGGCTTATTTTTAATATTGGATGGCTGTGCGGCGAATAAGGAGCAAGGGACGGGTACGGCAAGTACGTTCCCGGTAATTGATGAGGCGTTGGATGTGATTAAGGACAAAGGGGTTTATCCGGTTGAACAGGAGCTGCTGATTGAGGGCGCTCTTCGTGGCATGGCAGATGTGATTGGCGATCCGTATTCGACATATTTAACGCAGGAAGAGGCTGCGGCGCATAAGGAATCGCTTGCGGGTGAACGAATTGGCATCGGTGCAGAAGTAACAAGGTCAAATGGAAAATTCATTATTGTTGCACCGATGAAGGGCTCTCCTTCTGAGAAAGCGGGCTTGCAGCCTTATGATGAAATCGTGCAGATTGACGGTGAACGTTTGGATGGTAAGTCATTACAAGACGTGGTGCAACGCATTAGAGGTAAGCGTGGAACGACGGTGACAATGACGATTTACAGGCCCGATTTGAATAAACACCTTGAAGTGCCGGTCATACGTGACGCGATTGCTGTGAAGACGGTGTCAGCAGAAATGATGGAAATACGTGACAAGAAGATTGGTTACATATCACTGACGAAATTTGCTGAAGAAAGTGCAAAAGAGTGGGAGAAGGCAACCAATAAGCTGATTAATGAAGGTGCGCAGTCATTAATAATTGACGTGCGTGGCAATCCAGGAGGATATTTGCATACGGTTGGTGATATCGCCGGTAGTTTATTGCCGGAGGATACGGTTTTTGCCTTTATGCAAGATGCGCAAGGGGCATTGACACCGCTTGTGACAGAGGCATCTGAAGATTATGCCTATGATGAAAAGCTGAAGAAGATGCCCATTGTTTTGTTGCAGGATAAAGGGAGTGCTTCGGCGAGCGAGGTGCTGAGCGGGGCATTGAAGGATTTGAAAAGAGGCTATATTATGGGTGTGACAAGTTTCGGGAAAGGAACCGTCCAAGATATTACGGAGCTATCGAATGGCGGAGAGATGAAGCTGTCGACACATAAATGGCTTACGCCTAAGGAGAAGTGGATTCATGGTAAAGGGGTAAAGACGGATCTTGAAGTGGCCCAAAAAGCGTTGTTTAGCGAGCATATTCGCCTAGTTGCGGAAGTGTATAAAGATGGCGATTACCATGACGATATCGCATATGGGCAGCGTTTACTCGACGGACTCGGCTACAGTGTAGGGCGGCAAGACGGCTATTTTGACGAATCAACAGCTCGAGCGGTCCACGCATTTCGCGTTGATTCGAAAGTGAAGGTGGATGAAAGCATGGACCGCGTCTTCTTTACAGCGCTGAAAGGGCAAGTGGAAGCGTTCCGGGATGACCGTCAAAATGATGAACAGCTGCAAATGGCGCTTGGTTATATTAACCACAAAATGGGTGAGAATTGA
- the fdhD gene encoding formate dehydrogenase accessory sulfurtransferase FdhD gives MELEKGRTIVQYTQGQSANKEVRVVTEHPVTIHINGRELATIVCSPEYIVDMVVGFLASEGVIPRYQDIRSIRVQEEAGIVHIETDKQYPFYEKLMNKRYITSCCGMSRQGFVFANDALTAKKMTETRVTLTPDDCLFLMEQMDQSAEMFRQTGGVHNAALCDSTGIVLARMDIGRHNALDKIYGYCLKHQIPVGDKVIVFSGRISSEILLKVAKIGCEIVLSKSAPTELALTLAEELGITTVGFIRQQSFNVYTHPERIIFDGK, from the coding sequence ATGGAGTTGGAGAAGGGACGGACGATCGTTCAATATACGCAAGGGCAGAGTGCGAACAAGGAAGTCCGCGTTGTAACGGAGCATCCTGTGACCATCCACATCAATGGACGGGAATTGGCTACCATTGTCTGCTCACCGGAGTATATAGTGGATATGGTGGTTGGATTTTTGGCGTCGGAAGGTGTGATTCCAAGGTATCAAGATATTCGTTCGATTCGTGTGCAGGAAGAGGCTGGGATTGTGCATATTGAAACGGATAAGCAGTATCCTTTCTACGAAAAATTAATGAATAAGCGTTATATCACGTCTTGTTGTGGAATGAGTCGGCAAGGATTTGTTTTTGCTAACGATGCTTTGACGGCTAAAAAGATGACGGAAACGCGTGTGACATTGACGCCGGATGATTGTCTTTTCTTGATGGAGCAGATGGACCAATCGGCAGAGATGTTTCGTCAAACGGGCGGTGTGCATAATGCGGCGCTTTGCGATTCGACCGGTATTGTGCTAGCGCGGATGGATATTGGCAGACATAATGCTCTAGATAAAATATATGGATACTGCTTGAAGCATCAAATTCCAGTCGGAGATAAAGTGATCGTATTTAGTGGGCGCATTTCTTCTGAGATTTTATTGAAGGTCGCTAAAATTGGGTGTGAAATAGTGCTGTCTAAGTCGGCGCCTACTGAGTTGGCGTTGACGTTGGCGGAAGAATTGGGCATCACGACCGTTGGCTTTATTCGGCAACAGTCATTCAATGTGTATACGCATCCAGAACGAATTATTTTTGATGGCAAATGA
- a CDS encoding TVP38/TMEM64 family protein — MNEWLDVDKIVELAQHYKALGPFIGLLLPFIESFLPFLPLFVFVFANASAYGLWYGFVLSWAGAVVGSYVVFLIIRKYGRNRLLGFLTKKPRVQKLIRWVDGHGFGPLFLLICFPFTPSALVNLVAALSNMKKTYYLVTLMAGKLVMIFTISFIGYDLKALLTQPMRTIIVVLIIVLLWFVGKAFEKRLNAKVEADFRAVASRGDEK; from the coding sequence ATGAATGAATGGCTAGATGTAGATAAAATAGTTGAGTTGGCGCAACATTATAAGGCATTAGGGCCGTTCATTGGATTGTTATTGCCATTCATCGAGTCATTTTTGCCTTTTCTACCATTGTTCGTTTTCGTTTTTGCCAATGCGAGTGCATATGGTCTTTGGTATGGATTTGTCTTGTCATGGGCTGGGGCAGTAGTTGGCTCGTATGTGGTGTTTTTGATTATTCGAAAATATGGTCGGAATCGTTTGTTAGGATTTTTAACGAAAAAACCACGTGTTCAGAAATTAATTAGATGGGTGGATGGGCACGGGTTTGGTCCACTGTTTCTATTGATTTGTTTTCCATTTACACCGTCTGCCCTTGTCAATCTCGTTGCGGCTTTGTCTAATATGAAGAAAACGTATTATTTGGTAACACTGATGGCGGGTAAATTGGTGATGATTTTCACGATCAGTTTCATCGGCTATGATTTAAAGGCGCTGTTAACGCAACCGATGCGGACAATCATTGTTGTGCTCATTATTGTGCTACTATGGTTCGTTGGTAAAGCATTTGAAAAACGCTTGAATGCGAAGGTTGAAGCTGATTTTCGGGCAGTCGCTAGTCGTGGAGATGAAAAATGA
- the fdhF gene encoding formate dehydrogenase subunit alpha — MLININGLDFNFEEGQTLIELINQHQFSHPQICHLPEVDPIETCDTCIVEVNGQLMRACSTEAVAGMAVQLSSTRAKEAQTEAMDRILENHLLYCTVCDNNNGNCKIHNTVDLMEIEHQKYPFEPKCSTNEVDFTHPFYRYDPNQCIACGQCVEVCQNLQVNETLSIDWERDRPIVLWDGGAKINDSSCVGCGQCVTACPCNALMEKSMLGEAGFMTGLKEEILTPMIDLVKDVEPGYSGIMAISDAEAAMRDTRTKKTKTVCTFCGVGCSFEVWTKDRKILKIQPVSDAPVNAISTCIKGKFGWDFVNSDKRLTTPLIRKGDSFVEASWEEALDLVALKLGTIKKEYGKEAVGIISSSKITNEENYVIQKLARQVFETNSVDNCSRYCQSPATDGLFRTVGMGGDAGTIEDIAKAGLVIIIGANPAEGHPVLATRVKRAHKLHGQKLVVADLRKNEMAERSDIFISPKQGTDQVWLMAVTRYMIEQGWHDQSFIDENVHYLEEFKDVLSTYTLDYAEKVCNVSKNMLIKTAELIRDADGTCILWGMGVTQNTGGSDTSAAISNLLLATGNYRRPGAGAYPLRGHNNVQGACDMGTLPGWLPGYQHVTNDAARQKFEQAYGVAIDDKPGLDNIQMLHSVDDGIMKAMYIVGEDMALVDSNSNFVHDILSKLDFLVVQDVFFSRTAQYADVILPAVPSLEKDGTFTNTERRVQRLYKALPELGDAKADWWIVQEVANRLGQSWNFSHPADIFAEMASLSPLFSQADYSVMEGWDSFLWGSLDGSSTPLLYENGFNFPDKKARFALSDWVEPVEFPEEYDLHINNGRLLEHFHEGNLTNKSDGIQEKVPGIFVEVSPELAKERGVLSGSLVRLVSPYGALKLPALVTDRVKNNELFLPMNSVEKESAINFLTGPAVDQRTNTPAYKQTMVRLEVLRKDGENPLPASNPRNKVRHPQNGVEVERKWARPGYVHLTDYWEER; from the coding sequence GTGTTGATTAACATCAATGGTTTAGATTTTAACTTTGAGGAAGGTCAGACACTCATTGAGCTCATCAATCAACATCAATTTTCCCATCCGCAAATTTGTCACTTACCAGAAGTCGACCCCATTGAGACGTGTGATACCTGTATTGTCGAGGTCAATGGTCAACTGATGCGGGCTTGTTCAACGGAGGCCGTTGCAGGCATGGCTGTTCAACTTTCATCTACTCGTGCCAAGGAAGCTCAGACCGAAGCAATGGATCGAATTCTTGAAAACCATCTACTATATTGCACAGTTTGCGACAACAACAATGGCAACTGCAAAATTCATAATACAGTCGATTTGATGGAAATCGAGCATCAAAAGTATCCATTTGAACCGAAATGTTCAACGAATGAGGTCGATTTTACGCATCCGTTTTATCGCTATGATCCGAATCAATGCATCGCTTGTGGCCAATGCGTTGAAGTATGTCAAAACTTACAGGTCAATGAAACCCTGTCCATTGATTGGGAAAGAGATCGCCCTATTGTGTTATGGGATGGTGGCGCGAAAATCAATGACTCTTCCTGTGTTGGCTGTGGTCAATGCGTAACGGCTTGCCCATGTAATGCGTTGATGGAAAAATCAATGCTCGGTGAAGCTGGCTTTATGACGGGATTAAAAGAGGAAATTCTGACACCGATGATTGACCTTGTGAAAGACGTGGAGCCAGGATACAGCGGAATTATGGCGATTTCAGATGCCGAAGCGGCAATGCGTGATACACGGACGAAGAAGACGAAAACCGTTTGTACGTTTTGTGGGGTCGGCTGTTCATTTGAGGTGTGGACAAAAGATCGTAAAATCTTGAAGATTCAACCCGTTTCTGACGCACCTGTCAATGCGATTTCCACTTGCATCAAAGGAAAATTTGGCTGGGACTTCGTCAATAGCGACAAACGGCTCACCACGCCCCTCATTCGCAAGGGCGACTCCTTTGTCGAGGCATCGTGGGAGGAGGCACTTGACCTTGTTGCGCTCAAACTAGGGACGATAAAAAAAGAATATGGCAAGGAAGCTGTCGGCATCATTTCCTCATCGAAGATTACGAATGAGGAAAACTATGTCATTCAAAAGCTTGCACGCCAAGTGTTTGAAACGAATAGTGTCGATAACTGTTCACGCTATTGCCAGTCTCCGGCAACGGATGGACTTTTCCGTACTGTCGGAATGGGCGGCGATGCGGGAACGATTGAAGATATTGCCAAAGCAGGGCTAGTCATTATTATTGGTGCGAATCCTGCTGAAGGTCATCCTGTTCTTGCAACTCGCGTCAAACGCGCGCATAAATTACATGGGCAAAAATTGGTTGTCGCTGACTTGCGGAAAAATGAGATGGCGGAGCGTTCCGATATTTTCATCAGTCCAAAACAAGGAACAGATCAGGTGTGGCTCATGGCTGTGACCCGTTATATGATTGAGCAAGGCTGGCATGATCAGTCGTTCATTGACGAAAATGTTCATTACTTGGAAGAATTTAAAGATGTTCTTTCAACATATACACTCGATTATGCGGAGAAAGTTTGTAATGTATCAAAAAATATGCTGATTAAAACAGCTGAATTAATTCGCGATGCTGATGGCACTTGTATTCTATGGGGCATGGGAGTTACACAAAATACGGGTGGTTCCGATACATCCGCCGCCATTTCAAACTTGCTACTAGCAACTGGTAACTATCGCCGCCCTGGCGCGGGTGCTTATCCACTACGTGGGCATAATAATGTACAAGGCGCCTGTGATATGGGCACTTTACCAGGCTGGCTGCCCGGCTATCAGCATGTGACCAATGATGCCGCGCGTCAAAAATTTGAACAAGCATATGGTGTGGCTATCGACGATAAACCTGGGCTCGACAATATTCAAATGCTCCATTCCGTGGATGATGGCATCATGAAAGCGATGTATATTGTCGGAGAAGATATGGCGCTTGTCGATTCCAATTCCAACTTCGTACATGATATATTGTCGAAGCTCGATTTCCTTGTCGTACAGGATGTTTTCTTTTCGAGAACAGCTCAATATGCCGATGTTATTTTACCAGCAGTACCTTCACTCGAAAAAGATGGCACCTTTACAAATACCGAAAGGCGTGTTCAGCGCTTGTACAAAGCACTCCCTGAGCTCGGTGATGCCAAAGCGGACTGGTGGATTGTCCAAGAAGTGGCTAACCGACTTGGTCAAAGCTGGAATTTTAGCCACCCTGCCGATATTTTTGCAGAAATGGCGAGTTTGTCACCTCTGTTTAGTCAGGCAGATTACAGTGTGATGGAAGGTTGGGACAGCTTCTTATGGGGCAGTTTGGATGGCTCAAGTACACCGCTTCTGTATGAGAATGGATTTAATTTCCCGGATAAAAAAGCGCGCTTTGCATTATCCGACTGGGTAGAGCCTGTTGAATTTCCGGAAGAATACGATCTTCATATTAATAATGGACGCTTGCTAGAACATTTCCATGAAGGCAATTTGACGAATAAATCAGATGGTATTCAAGAGAAAGTTCCAGGGATTTTCGTCGAGGTATCACCCGAACTCGCTAAAGAACGCGGCGTATTAAGCGGTTCACTCGTCCGATTGGTTTCTCCCTATGGGGCGTTGAAACTTCCCGCCCTTGTCACGGACCGCGTCAAAAACAACGAATTATTTTTACCAATGAACTCAGTGGAAAAAGAATCCGCTATTAATTTCCTAACAGGACCTGCAGTCGATCAACGTACGAATACACCTGCCTATAAACAGACGATGGTGCGGCTGGAAGTTCTTCGAAAAGACGGAGAAAATCCTCTACCTGCATCCAATCCGCGCAATAAAGTGCGTCATCCACAAAACGGCGTCGAAGTGGAGCGCAAATGGGCACGGCCAGGCTATGTTCATTTAACGGATTATTGGGAGGAAAGGTGA
- a CDS encoding AzlD domain-containing protein translates to MGPTYWWMLFGMALVTYLPRMIPLTFLDGKELPPIVSGVLRNIPYAVLGALIFPAVLFVQEGNILFGVIGASVAFLIAILGGGVMPVVLGTIGVLAVYSLFM, encoded by the coding sequence ATGGGACCAACTTATTGGTGGATGCTGTTCGGCATGGCACTTGTAACGTACTTACCACGTATGATTCCGCTGACATTTTTGGATGGTAAGGAATTGCCGCCCATCGTATCAGGCGTTTTGCGTAATATTCCATACGCTGTCCTCGGTGCGCTCATCTTTCCCGCTGTATTATTCGTGCAGGAAGGTAATATTTTATTTGGCGTCATTGGTGCCAGTGTTGCATTTTTGATAGCAATTTTAGGTGGTGGCGTCATGCCCGTCGTACTGGGTACGATTGGTGTGCTTGCCGTCTACAGTCTATTTATGTGA
- a CDS encoding TlpA disulfide reductase family protein, giving the protein MNKKIIGYIITVLLIGSMVVLMIKSNLEKTEPIENYLAGSEELPGLKKGTTPPDFELTTLSGDVVKLSDLKGKKVVLNFWASWCGPCKVEMPHMQNYYKKNKDKENVEFIAVNLTTGEKRGIEGVEQFVEAYGLTFPIPMDIDGTVGKQYEVMTIPTTYMIGTDGVIAFKKVGPMDEKMLKALIDNLN; this is encoded by the coding sequence GTGAATAAGAAAATAATTGGCTATATAATCACAGTGCTGCTTATAGGATCGATGGTGGTGCTGATGATAAAGTCGAATTTAGAGAAGACGGAGCCGATTGAGAATTATTTAGCGGGCTCGGAGGAACTGCCTGGATTGAAAAAGGGAACTACGCCGCCTGACTTTGAACTTACGACGCTTTCAGGAGATGTTGTGAAGCTGTCGGATTTGAAAGGTAAGAAAGTGGTGTTGAACTTCTGGGCATCGTGGTGTGGACCTTGTAAGGTGGAGATGCCACATATGCAAAATTATTATAAGAAAAACAAGGACAAAGAAAATGTTGAATTCATTGCGGTGAATTTGACAACTGGCGAGAAGAGGGGCATTGAAGGTGTCGAGCAATTCGTGGAAGCTTATGGGCTAACTTTTCCGATTCCAATGGATATTGACGGGACCGTTGGGAAGCAATATGAGGTCATGACGATTCCCACGACGTATATGATTGGTACTGATGGAGTCATCGCCTTTAAAAAGGTAGGACCGATGGATGAAAAAATGTTGAAGGCGCTTATTGATAACCTGAACTAA
- a CDS encoding peptidoglycan DD-metalloendopeptidase family protein, with protein MRTKWLISNSIVILLLSTVLGGAAVLASPLSDLKQEKKEAEQKKNELNQGIEQKSAEIKTNVSTIDKILKQISELNSKIDNTNTNINRVIEQINQTTVEIDELKVSIADLEKKIEERDEVLRERVRAMQVKGGKVNYLDVLLGANSFADFIDRFSAVNTLMDADRKIMTQQAEDVEQLENEKALVEQKLAQQEVDKAELEGLKASLLTQKKDKDKLIDQLEIEQAELKDEKNHLETVLDEVVEVEEELQQKIAAEQKRIAEIARKAAEKKAAEERARREAAKNNSSQSIPAVSSGSWTRPANGRFTSSFGWRSLGGISRQHRGADIANSVGTPIVSAADGIVSYAGSLGTYGNLVMVTHYLEGQTFTTVYAHLSSIGVSVGTQVDKGQYIAAMGNTGRSTGPHLHFEIHVGNWTASGPSAVNPLRYVSF; from the coding sequence ATGAGAACGAAATGGTTGATTTCGAATAGTATCGTCATTCTATTGCTTTCCACTGTGTTAGGTGGAGCAGCTGTTTTAGCGAGCCCGCTGAGTGATTTGAAACAAGAGAAAAAAGAAGCAGAGCAGAAGAAGAATGAATTGAATCAGGGGATTGAGCAAAAATCAGCGGAGATTAAAACAAACGTATCGACGATTGATAAAATCCTCAAACAAATTAGTGAGCTAAATAGTAAAATTGACAATACGAATACCAATATTAACCGCGTCATCGAACAAATCAATCAGACGACAGTTGAAATTGATGAGCTAAAAGTCTCCATTGCTGACCTTGAAAAGAAAATCGAGGAGCGTGATGAAGTATTACGGGAACGTGTTCGTGCAATGCAGGTTAAGGGTGGAAAAGTTAATTATTTAGATGTCCTTCTTGGGGCTAATAGTTTTGCAGATTTCATCGACCGTTTTTCGGCTGTCAATACACTGATGGATGCGGATCGTAAAATAATGACGCAACAAGCAGAAGACGTCGAGCAGTTGGAAAATGAGAAGGCGCTTGTTGAACAAAAACTTGCTCAACAAGAAGTTGATAAGGCGGAACTTGAAGGCTTGAAGGCATCTTTATTAACGCAAAAGAAGGATAAAGATAAGTTGATAGATCAGTTGGAAATTGAGCAGGCTGAGTTAAAGGATGAAAAAAATCATCTTGAAACGGTGCTCGATGAAGTTGTTGAGGTAGAGGAAGAACTCCAGCAGAAAATTGCAGCAGAACAAAAAAGAATTGCTGAAATTGCACGCAAAGCAGCGGAAAAGAAAGCTGCTGAAGAGCGCGCAAGACGAGAAGCGGCTAAAAATAATTCAAGTCAAAGTATTCCGGCTGTTTCAAGTGGAAGTTGGACAAGACCAGCAAATGGACGGTTTACATCATCATTTGGATGGCGTTCGCTTGGAGGGATAAGCCGTCAACACCGTGGTGCGGATATTGCCAATTCGGTTGGAACACCAATCGTGTCTGCCGCAGATGGAATTGTTTCATATGCCGGTTCGTTAGGCACATATGGGAATCTAGTGATGGTGACGCATTATCTTGAAGGTCAGACGTTTACAACTGTTTATGCACATTTATCTTCTATCGGAGTGAGTGTTGGTACGCAAGTTGATAAAGGACAATATATCGCTGCAATGGGAAATACGGGGCGTTCAACAGGTCCTCACTTGCATTTTGAAATCCATGTTGGCAACTGGACAGCAAGTGGTCCAAGTGCAGTCAATCCACTACGATATGTATCGTTTTAA
- a CDS encoding AzlC family ABC transporter permease, with product MENNQFSAGLKAGTSIAIGYFPVALTFGLLAKTAGLSIVEATAMSIFVFAGAAQYMSLSLITYGVDPLLIIMNTFVVNIRHFLMTASLNEKMQPAKKWIKAIYAFGITDESFSVLATGKKGKIPTTFAFGVALIGYGSWVIFTAIGHVIGANLPQFLQAAMSIALYAMFIGLLVPSMKGNRKVVMLAGVAAVTHCLLYVIGVSTGWSILIATLVSSILIEIVYARRGKATMYSQKEGA from the coding sequence ATGGAGAATAACCAGTTTTCAGCCGGATTGAAAGCCGGTACAAGCATTGCCATTGGCTACTTCCCCGTTGCCCTCACATTTGGACTTCTTGCGAAAACAGCGGGGTTGTCCATCGTCGAAGCAACTGCGATGAGCATTTTCGTCTTTGCTGGCGCAGCGCAATATATGTCGCTCAGCTTGATTACATATGGGGTCGATCCATTGTTAATCATTATGAATACATTTGTCGTCAACATTCGACACTTTCTTATGACGGCTTCACTCAATGAAAAGATGCAGCCCGCTAAAAAATGGATCAAAGCTATCTATGCTTTCGGTATTACAGACGAATCATTTTCCGTGCTAGCAACTGGTAAAAAAGGCAAGATTCCGACCACCTTTGCATTTGGCGTAGCGCTCATCGGCTATGGAAGCTGGGTTATTTTTACCGCTATTGGTCATGTCATCGGAGCTAATCTGCCGCAATTTTTACAAGCCGCCATGTCTATCGCGCTCTATGCCATGTTTATCGGACTGCTCGTCCCTTCCATGAAAGGCAACCGCAAAGTCGTCATGCTGGCAGGCGTAGCAGCAGTTACCCACTGCCTACTGTATGTTATCGGTGTATCAACCGGGTGGTCCATTTTAATCGCAACACTAGTTTCTTCAATTTTAATTGAAATTGTGTACGCGAGACGTGGTAAAGCCACTATGTATAGCCAAAAGGAGGGAGCATAA